The following coding sequences lie in one Arabidopsis thaliana chromosome 3, partial sequence genomic window:
- a CDS encoding ARM repeat superfamily protein (ARM repeat superfamily protein; CONTAINS InterPro DOMAIN/s: U3 small nucleolar RNA-associated protein 10 (InterPro:IPR022125), BP28, C-terminal (InterPro:IPR012954), Armadillo-type fold (InterPro:IPR016024).) yields MSSSIVSQLQALKSVLQADTEPSKRPFTRPSILFSPKEAADFDIESIYELGLKGLEVLGNKDERFKNYMNDLFSHKSKEIDRELLGKEENARIDSSISSYLRLLSGYLQFRASLETLEYLIRRYKIHIYNLEDVVLCALPYHDTHAFVRIVQLLSTGNSKWKFLDGVKNSGAPPPRSVIVQQCIRDKQVLEALCDYASRTKKYQPSKPVVSFSTAVVVGVLGSVPTVDGDIVKTILPFVDSGLQSGVKGCLDQQAGALMVVGMLANRAVLNTNLIKRLMRSIIDIGREHAKESSDPHSLRLSLMALINFVQLQSVDLIPRKALDLFNEIRDISGVLLGLSKEFNIKRFLAVLLDSLLFYSSSDDKCCEVLASIIETVPVSNLVDHLISKVFSLCMTQYQKNSDFRSSTSVVGSWAKKFLVVVSKKYPAELRAAVPKFLEATEVQSKKEDLKLEMLSCMLDGNSDMSHPFVDSKLWFRLHHPRAAVRCAALSSLNGVLKDDSSKAENLVTIQDAILRQLWDDDLAVVQAALSFDKLPNIITSSGLLDALLHVVKRCVGILVSGVSHNVQLAVDVVALSLKIAVSSFGNQTDSTEKVTSAMFPFLLIQPKTWNLNLLVLKLGKDVNWPLFKNLAADDGMKKLPDIMSTNLSSISMDIINDLGEALSLDPDERRIELIERACNYKLSEVLETCSNIKCSEQDRNKLQKGLLIRESVSALNIDVINKLVEAFMMHPADYIQWLTVSCRDSTLSKTLFYMILMHSLQKMNSSSGKLLSITEWEELEVEVDVSLKELSKSNCQELLYQLLDTSDFTALNSKVLICLFWKLGESFIKLEPAHDASVLNKRLSSGLEDLFFFFATTRLRHVFKEHLHFRVREAKVCPVLFLSRLISREDVPPLVQIESLRCFSYLCSSGNNEWLIQVFSSFPVLLVPMSSDNQDVKAAAINCIEALFNLRAAIYGSSFDELLGMIVQQRRLILSDNKFFASYLTSLLSSTTNDLLVPVGLQKRFDQSTKENILSVILLCAEDLPAYGKLRVLSLLKDLGIMLMRDEIVKLLSQLLDKRSQYYYKLDKTSQPLSDTEVDLLCLLLECSMMRTSSFKGQSLDDHILSALNVDCMASERPAVISPCLTILEKLSNRFYDELQTDVQIRFFHKLVSMFRSSNGSIQNGAKEAVLRLKLSSSTVVLALDRITQQDTLVIGSLSKKKKQKKNSKSCPEEDINSEEFRSGEKALSFIASLLDMLLLKKDLTHRESLIRPLFKLLQRSMSKEWVKIAFSIEETSLQPPQDVRETTPTFISSIQQTLLLILKDIFDSLNMNPLKAEVANEINVKMLVELAHSSNDGVTRNHIFSLFTAIVKFVPDKVLDHIISILTLVGESTVTQIDSHSKSIFEGFISMVIPFWLSKTKSEEQLLQIFVKVLPDIVEHRRRSIVAYLLGVIGERNGLPALLVLLFKSLISRKDSAWLGNANVSESFASIVKKEWEYSFAMEICEQYSSSTWLSSLVILLQTISKDSKQCFLQMRLVLEFVFQKLQDPEFAFAVSLEPRNNVSVGIQQELQELMKCCICLLQAIDAKKEKDVTSSVRNEIRMRIHDVLMTVTGAMDLSIYFRVVTSLLQQQTDYNGTKKVLGLISERAKDTSSSKMKHKRKISNQKGRNSWLNLDEVAVDSFGKMCEEIVHLINATDDESGVPVKRAAISTLEVLAGRFPSGHPIFRKCLAAVAECISSKNLGVSSSCLRTTGALINVLGPKALIELPCIMKNLVKQSLEVSFASQSGRNATAEEQLLMLSVLVTLEAVIDKLGGFLNPHLGDIMKIMVLHPEYVSDFDKNLKSKANAIRRLLTDKIPVRLTLQPLLRIYNEAVSSGNASLVIAFNMLEDLVVKMDRSSIVSSHGKIFDQCLVALDIRRLNPAAIQNIDDAERSVTSAMVALTKKLTESEFRPLFIRSIDWAESDVVDGSGSENKSIDRAISFYGLVDRLCESHRSIFVPYFKYVLDGIVAHLTTAEASVSTRKKKKAKIQQTSDSIQPKSWHLRALVLSCLKNCFLHDTGSLKFLDTNNFQVLLKPIVSQLVVEPPSSLKEHPHVPSVDEVDDLLVSCIGQMAVASGSDLLWKPLNHEVLMQTRSESVRSRMLSLRSVKQMLDNLKEEYLVLLAETIPFLAELLEDVELSVKSLAQDIIKQMEEMSGESLAEYL; encoded by the exons GattcatatatacaacttGGAAGATGTGGTTCTATGCGCCTTGCCATACCATGACACACATGCCTTTGTCCGCATTGTTCAACTGCTTTCTACTGG AAATTCCAAGTGGAAATTTCTGGATGGTGTTAAAAATTCAGGTGCTCCACCTCCTAGATCGGTTATCGTTCAGCAATGTATACGTGATAAACAAGTTTTGGAGGCCTTGTGTGACTAT GCATCTCGTACTAAGAAGTATCAGCCTTCAAAACCTGTGGTTAGCTTCTCCACCGCAGTTGTTGTTGGGGTGCTCGGTTCAGTTCCAACTGTTGATGGAGATATTGTAAAGACGATTTTGCCATTTGTGGACTCTGGTCTTCAATCTGGTGTGAAAGGATGTTTAGATCAACAG GCTGGAGCGTTAATGGTTGTTGGCATGTTGGCAAACAGAGCTGTGCTAAATACTAATCTTATCAAGCGCTTGATGAGGTCCATCATCGACATTGGTCGTGAACATGCCAAGGAATCTTCTGACCCGCATTCGCTTCGATTGTCACTTATGGCCTTGATCAATTTTGTTCAG CTGCAATCTGTGGACTTGATCCCAAGGAAAGCATTGGATCTTTTTAACGAAATAAG AGATATTTCTGGTGTTCTTTTAGGCTTGTCCAAAGAGTTCAACATCAAAAGATTCCTGGCAGTGCTACTGgattctttacttttttacaG TTCGTCTGATGATAAATGCTGCGAAGTTTTAGCTTCAATAATTGAGACTGTTCCCGTAAGCAATTTGGTTGATCATTTGATCTCCAAGGTTTTCTCTTTATGTATGACACAATACCAGAAGAACAGTGATTTTAGATCTTCTACATCTG TTGTAGGAAGCTGGGCCAAGAAATTTCTGGTTGTTGTAAGCAAGAAGTATCCTGCTGAACTACGTGCCGCAGTTCCTAAATTTTTAGAG GCTACTGAAGTTCAGTCGAAGAAAGAGGATTTAAAGCTAGAGATGTTGTCTTGTATGCTGGATGGGAATTCAGACATGTCTCACCCGTTTGTGGATTCAAAATTGTGGTTCCGGCTCCACCATCCCAGG GCTGCTGTACGTTGTGCCGCGCTTTCTAGTCTAAATGGTGTTCTCAAGGATGATAGCTCTAAAGCAGAG AACCTTGTCACAATTCAGGATGCTATACTGCGTCAGCTTTGGGATGATGATCTGGCTGTTGTTCAGGCTGCCCTCTCTTTCGATAAGTTGCCCAATATAATAACCTCTTCTGGTCTTCTGGATGCTTTGCTTCATGTGGTGAAACGATGTGTTGGCATTCTCGTATCAG GAGTATCACATAATGTTCAACTGGCAGTTGATGTTGTTGCTTTGTCTCTTAAAATTGCTGTCTCAAGCTTCGGTAATCAAACAGACTCTACTGAGAAAGTTACCTCTGCAATGTTCCCATTTCTCTTAATTCAGCCGAAG ACGTGGAATTTAAATCTACTTGTGCTAAAGTTGGGAAAGGATGTTAACTGGCCACTTTTCAAGAATCTTGCTGCTGATGATGGAATG AAAAAGCTCCCCGATATCATGTCTACAAACTTATCCTCAATTAGCATGGATATTATTAACGATTTGGGAGAAGCACTCTCCTTGGATCCTGATGAGCGTAGGATTGAGCTTATTGAGAGAGCGTGCAACTATAAGCTCTCTGAAGTTTTGGAAACATGCAGCAATATCAAATGTTCAGAACAGGATCGTAACAAGTTGCAG AAGGGACTACTGATCCGTGAAAGTGTGTCCGCATTGAACATAGATGTCATTAACAAGCTGGTGGAAGCATTTATGATGCACCCTGCTGATTATATTCAGTGGCTTACTGTCAGTTGCCGAGATTCCACCTTGTCAAAGACActgttttatatgattttgatgcATTCCCTGCAGAAGATGAATTCTTCATCTGGTAAGCTTCTGTCCATA ACTGAGTGGGAAGAACTTGAGGTCGAGGTTGATGTTTCTCTGAAAGAG CTGTCGAAAAGCAACTGCCAAGAACTCCTATATCAACTCCTTGATACCTCTGATTTTACTGCTCTGAATTCGAAGGTTCTGATATGCTTGTTTTGGAAGTTGGGCGAGTCATTCATTAAACTTGAACCTGCCCACGATGCTTCG GTTTTGAACAAAAGGTTATCTAGCGGACTTgaggatttgtttttcttttttgcaacAACTCGGTTGCGGCATGTCTTCAAGGAACACCTTCATTTCCGTGTGAGAGAAGCCAAAGTCTGTCCTGTTTTGTTTCTATCCCGACTGATCTCACGAGAAG ATGTTCCTCCTCTTGTCCAAATTGAAAGTCTCAGATGTTTTTCGTATCTTTGCTCTAGCGGGAATAATGAATGGTTGATTCAAGTTTTTTCAAGCTTTCCTGTACTTTTGGTTCCCATGTCAAGTGATAATCAG GACGTTAAAGCAGCTGCCATTAATTGTATCGAGGCACTCTTCAACCTTCG TGCTGCAATCTACGGTAGTTCTTTTGATGAACTTTTGGGAATGATCGTGCAACAAAGGAGGCTTATATTGTCAGACAATAAGTTTTTCGCATCGTACTTGACATCGTTGCTCAGTTCAACCACTAATGACCTTCTAGTGCCAGTTGGCCTGCAAAAAAG GTTTGATCAatccacaaaagaaaacattcttTCGGTCATTTTATTGTGTGCGGAAGACCTACCTGCTTATGGGAAG CTAAGAGTCCTATCTTTGCTAAAAGATCTGGGCATCATGCTTATGCGTGATGAAATTGTTAAGTTATTGTCTCAACTTCTTGATAAACGTAGTCAATACTACTATAAGCTGGACAAAACTTCCCAGCCATTATCAGACACTGAGGTCGATTTATTATGCCTTCTTCTGGAG TGCTCCATGATGCGAACATCATCGTTTAAAGGGCAGTCTCTTGATGATCATATACTGAGCGCATTGAAT GTGGATTGTATGGCTTCAGAACGTCCTGCTGTTATTTCTCCTTGTCTTACCATTTTGGAGAAGCTAAGCAATCGATTTTATGATGAACTGCAGACTGATGTTCAG ATTCGTTTCTTCCACAAACTTGTGTCTATGTTTCGAAGTTCAAATGGCAGTATACAAAATGGTGCCAAAGAAGCTGTCTTACGCCTGAAG ctttcttcttcaacggTGGTCCTTGCTCTTGATCGTATCACTCAGCAGGATACTCTTGTTATTGGTTCTttgagcaagaagaagaaacagaagaaaaattcaaagtcATGTCCAGAAGAAGACATAAATAGCGAGGAATTTCGAAGTGGGGAAAAGGCTCTCTCTTTCATTGCCTCATTACTTGACATGCTGCTTCTCAAGAAAGATCTAACTCACAG GGAGTCCCTCATAAGGCCCTTGTTTAAGCTCCTACAAAGATCCATGTCTAAAGAATGGGTGAAAATTGCTTTTTCAATTGAGGAAACGTCACTCCAGCCTCCACAGGATGTTCGTGAAACAACTCCTACCTTTATTTCTTCCATCCAACAGACTCTGCTCTTAATCCTGAAAGATATTTTTGATTCTCTGAATATGAATCCTTTGAAG GCTGAAGTAGcaaatgaaatcaatgtcaAAATGCTGGTTGAGTTGGCTCATTCATCAAATGATGGAGTCACACGGAACCATATCTTCTCCTTGTTCACTGCAATTGTTAAATTTGTCCCTGATAAGGTTTTGGACCATATTATCAGCATACTTACACTTGTTGGTGAATCAACTGTGACACAG ATTGATAGTCACTCGAAGTCTATCTTTGAGGGGTTTATATCAATGGTCATTCCATTTTGGCTGTCTAAGACTAAGAGTGAGGAGCAGTTGTTACAG atttttgtgAAAGTCTTACCTGATATTGTTGAGCATAGAAGGCGTTCAATTGTAGCTTACTTGCTGGG AGTTATCGGTGAACGAAATGGCTTGCCTGCTTTGCTTGTCCTCTTATTTAAGTCTTTGATTTCAAGAAAAGACTCAGCTTGGCTTGGTAATGCCAACGTTTCTGAAAGTTTTGCTTCCATTGTTAAAAAAGAATGGGAGTATTCTTTTGCCATGGAAATATGTGAACAATATTCTTCTTCGACGTGGCTCTCATCCTTGGTCATACTTCTTCAAACTATCAGCAAAGACAGTAAACAATGTTTCTTACAGATGCGGCTTGTATTAGAATTTGTATTCCAGAAATTGCAAGACCCGGAATTTGCATTTGCAGTCTCACTGGAACCAAGAAATAATGTTTCTGTTGGCATCCAG cAAGAACTACAAGAGCTTATGAAGTGTTGTATATGTCTCCTGCAAGCTATTGATGcgaaaaaggagaaagatgTGACTTCTTCAGTTAGAAATGAAATCAGAATGCGTATACATGATGTCTTAATGACTGTTACGGGAGCCATGGATCTGTCTATATATTTCAGGGTTGTTACTAGCTTGCTTCAGCAGCAGACAGATTATAATGGGACGAAAAAG GTACTTGGACTTATAAGTGAGAGAGCTAAGGACACCTCATCTTCTAAAATGAAACACAAGAGAAAGATTTCCAatcaaaaaggaagaaattcTTGGTTGAACTTGGATGAGGTTGCTGTTGATTCTTTCGGGAAGATGTGTGAGGAGATTGTCCATCTGATTAATGCGACAGATGATGAGTCAGGTGTTCCAGTAAAACGAGCTGCCATTTCTACACTGGAAGTTTTGGCTGGCAGGTTTCCATCTGGTCATCCAATCTTCAGGAAATGCCTTGCAGCTGTTGCAGAATGCATCAGTTCAAAGAATTTGGGAGTCTCGTCCAGCTGTCTTCGAACAACTGGTGCACTGATCAATGTTCTTGGACCAAAGGCGCTCATTGAACTTCCATGCATAATGAAGAATTTGGTAAAACAGTCGCTTGAAGTATCATTTGCATCCCAGAGTGGTCGAAACGCAACAGCTGAAGAACAGTTGCTTATGCTGTCTGTTCTAGTCACTTTGGAAGCAGTGATTGATAAACTTGGAGGTTTCCTAAATCCTCATCTTGGAGATATTATGAAAATCATGGTGCTACATCCTGAATATGTATCTGACTTCGACAAGAATCTCAAGTCCAAAGCCAATGCCATTAGGAGGCTCCTTACTGATAAAATACCT GTTCGTCTCACTCTGCAACCACTTCTACGAATATACAATGAGGCTGTTAGTTCTGGGAATGCAAGCTTGGTGATTGCTTTTAATATGTTAGAAGATCTGGTTGTGAAAATGGATAGATCATCTATCGTTAGCAGCCATGGGAAGATTTTTGATCAGTGCTTAGTTGCCCTTGATATTCGACGTCTAAATCCAGCAGCAATTCAGAACATTGATGATGCTGAGAGAAGTGTAACTAGCGCAATGGTTGCTCTCACAAAGAAGCTAACGGAGTCCGAGTTCAGACCTCTCTTTATTAGGAGTATTGATTGGGCAGAGTCAGATGTTGTTGACGGATCAGGGAGTGAAAACAAGAGCATCGACCGAGCTATATCTTTCTATGGTCTGGTGGATCGACTCTGTGAGAGTCACAG GTCCATCTTTGTACCGTATTTCAAATACGTGCTTGATGGTATTGTAGCACATCTCACCACTGCTGAAGCTTCTGTTTCAActaggaagaaaaagaaagccaAAATTCAGCAAACTTCTGACTCTATACAACCAAAAAGCTGGCATCTTAGGGCATTAGTTCTTTCTTGCTTGAAGAATTGTTTTCTGCATGATACCGGCAGCTTGAAGTTTCTGGATACAAATAACTTCCAG GTGCTACTTAAGCCTATTGTATCACAGCTTGTTGTTGAACCTCCATCTTCTTTAAAGGAGCACCCACATGTACCATCTGTGGATGAGGTTGATGATTTATTGGTTTCATGCATCGGTCAAATGGCAGTAGCCTCAGGCTCTGACCTCCTCTGGAAACCGCTGAACCACGAG GTGCTAATGCAAACGAGGAGTGAGAGTGTACGGTCAAGGATGTTGAGTTTGAGAAGTGTGAAACAGATGCTGGATAATCTGAAAGAAGAGTATCTTGTGTTGCTTGCTGAAACCATTCCATTCTTGGCTGAGCTACTAGAAGACGTCGAGCTATCTGTTAAATCTTTGGCTCAAGATATTATCAAACAAATGGAAGAGATGAGCGGTGAAAGTCTGGCGGAATACCTCTGA